The sequence TGACCGTCCGGCAATTGCTTCGATGATCCCTGCCGTGAATGACGGCTGTACGCTGATGCTTGATGCCGGTGCCAACTCTGAATGCACCTCCGACCACCTTATCCAGTTCGCAATCATGGGTTCCTGTTACATGCAGGCGACCGAAGGTTTGAGTGCTCCGCGTGTTGGACTGCTCAATATCGGCAGTGAAGATATCAAGGGGACCGATGTCATTAAGCTGACCTCAACCAAGCTTGCTGAGACTGATCTCAACTATATCGGCAATGTCGAAGGCACTGACCTGTTCGGCAACGATGTCGATGTGGTGGTCTGCGACGGCTTTGTGGGCAATGTGGCACTGAAGACTATGGAAGGCACAGCCCGTTTTCTGGCCAGTAGCATGAGAAAGGAGCTGACCAGCTCTCTGGTGTCCAAGGCCGGCGCACTGCTGGCGCGAAGTGCCCTGAACCGTTTCAAGGATCGAGTGAATCCGGGCAAGTACAACGGTGCACCATTGCTTGGCCTTAACGGAATTGTGGTGAAGAGCCATGGTGGCGCTGATGCTGAGGCCTTTGTCAGTGCGATTGCTGTGGCATGTAAAGAGGTTGATGCAAATCTTACCGATCGTATTACCCAGTCCGTACAGGAGATGGTTGAGGCATGAGTAATCCTTCTGTTCATATTACCGGCATCGGCGGTTATCTGCCTGAACGTATCATGACCAATGCCGATCTTGAAAAAATGGTGGATACCACGGACGAGTGGATCGCCGAGCGTACTGGCATTCGCCAGCGCCATATTATCGCAGAAGACCAGATGACCTCGGACCTTGCAGTCGAGGCAGCTAAAATCGCGCTGGCTGATGCAGGCATCACCATTGATGAGATTGATGCGCTGATTGTTGCGACTACTACACCTGACCTTATTTTTCCTTCTACGGCGACCGTGGTGCAGTCCAAGCTGGGTGGCAAGGATTTTCCGGCATGGGATATTCAGGCGGTATGCTCAGGTTTCGTTTACGGATTGGCCCAGGCCGAAGGTATGATGCGCGGTGGTATGTTCAAGCGTGTGTTGCTGATTGGTGCTGAGTCAATGTCCCGCATTGTAGACTGGACCGATCGTGGCACATGTATCCTATTCGGTGATGGTGCTGGTGCGGTAGTGCTTGAAGCGGGTGAGTCTGATGATGCTAATGGTTTGATCGGCTCGGTGCTGCATGCTGACGGCTCCTATCGCGACCTGTTAAAGGCGCATCACCCCCACGCTCCGATGACCCCTGAGATGCATCATGAGCCTGTCGATTTCAGGATTGATTCTGCTGGTGCTGCGGCAGTTGAGATGAAAGGCAACGAAGTCTTTCGTGTAGCAGTGACTAAGCTCGGCAGCGTGGTGAATGAGATTCTGGCGAAACACGAACTGAAAGATTCCGATATTGACTGGCTGGTTCCGCATCAGGCCAACATTCGCATTATTCAGGCGACGGCGAAGAAACTGAAGATGGATCTGAATCGTGTGGCACTGACGGTTGAAAAACACGGTAATACATCTTCTGCCAGTGTGCCTATGGCGCTGAATGATTTGTATGTTTCCGGTCGCCTTGAAAAAGGGCAGCTGATCCTGCTTGAGGCATTTGCAGGCGGTTTCGCCTGGGGCGCGAACCTCCTTCGCTGGTCAAAATAATTTTCTCTTAGGATTTTAACATGGCTGATTTTGTACTTCTTTTTCCCGGTCAGGGCTCTCAATCCAAAGGTATGCTCGATGCGTTTGACGGTATCGATATTGTAAAGCAGACCCTGGAAGAGGCATCCGATGCGCTTGGTTATGATATGGCTGCGCTGATTTGTGATGATGCCGAGAATAAGCTTGGTCAGACCGAATTTACCCAGCCAGCTCTTCTGACTGCCTCTACTGCCATGCTGCGACTATGGCGTGAGAAGGGTGGTGCAGAGCCAACGCAGGTGGCAGGCCACTCCCTTGGTGAGTACTCCGCACTGGTAGCAGCCGGTGTAATCGATTTCTCCGATGCAGTTCAGCTGGTTGCTTTCCGTGGCAGGGCAATGACTCAGGCAGTGCCTGCCGGTGTTGGCAGTATGGCTGCTATTCTTGGTCTAGCTGATGAGGTGATCGAGGAGCTCTGTCTCAACGCTTCAGATGAGAGCGACAAGGTATGGGCTGCGAACTACAACTGTCCGGGTCAGCTGGTGGTAGCAGGACATTCTGCTGCAGTTGATCGCCTGATGGTATTGGCCAAGGAGGCGGGTGCCAAACGTGCGCTGCCACTGGCAGTAAGTGCGCCATCACATACGCCGTTGATGCAACCTGCTGCCGATTCTATGGCAAAGCGTTTGCAGGAAGTTTCATTTAATGTGCCTGCCTGTCCGGTATGGGGCAATGCCAGTGCAACAACTGAAGTTGATGTGGAGAAGATCAGGGCAGCACTGGTTGCACAGTTGATCTCGCCTGTACGCTGGACAGAGACAGTTCAGAAACTGGCGGAAAATGGTATTACACGCGGCGTCGAAATGGGGCCGGGCAAGGTGCTGGCAGGGCTCGTCAAACGCATCGAACGTGATATGATTGTTGGAGTAACCGTGGGGCCGGATCAGATCGAAACCAGCATCAACCTGATTGCAGGGGAGTGAGGGAATCATGAGTGATAATAAAATTGCACTGGTAACAGGTGCCAGTCGTGGCATCGGTAATGTGGTTGCCAAACAGCTTGCAGCAGCCGGTTTTAATCTGGCGATCTGTGGTACGACGCAGGCTACTATCGACAAAGCCGCTGAAGAGATTCGTGCTGCAAGTGGCGTGGAGGTTCTGGCTAAGGCTGTCGATGTTTCCGATCGTGATCAGATGCAGGGTTTTGTGCAGGAAGCGGCCAAACATTTCGGCAGGCTCGATGTGTTGGTCAACAATGCCGGTATCACCAGAGACAACCTCTCCATGCGGATGAAGCCGGACGACTGGAGTGCAGTGATCGACACCAATCTCTCATCTGTATTCAATGCCATGCAGGCGGCACTCAAGCCGATGATGCGCGCGCGCGCTGGACGTATTATCAATATCTCATCCGTTGTGGCGGGTATGGGTAATCCGGGTCAGCTGAACTACTGTGCCAGTAAGGGTGGTGTAGAGGCGATGACCCGTTCACTGGCTCGCGAAGTGGGTTCGCGTGGCATTACGGTTAATGCTGTTGCACCGGGATTTATTGCTACCGATATGACCGCTGACCTGGGCGATGATGCGCATGCCAAGCTTACCGGGCAGATTCCACTGGGGCGCCTCGGACAACCGGAAGATATTGCTGCTGCAGTTGCTTTTTTAGCCAGCGATGCGGCCGGTTACATCACCGGTCAGGTGCTGCATGTAAATGGTGGCATGTACATGTAAATTTCTCTATCTTATGCAATAGCAGAGGGTAGAAAGGGGTTCAGACTTGTGCGGCTATGAACCTTATGATAGAAGCCGCATCTATTTTTTCGGGAGGACTTTATGTCTGCAGAAATCGAAGCTAAAATCATTAAAATCGTTTCCGATCAGCTGAATGTTGATGAGGAAGAAATCAACCCTGATTCATCATTCGTTGATGATCTGGGCGCTGACTCACTGGATACAGTAGAGCTGGTTATGGCATTTGAAGAAGAGTTCGGTGTTGAAATTCCAGACGAAGATGCTGAAGGCATCCAGAGTGTTCAGAACGCAATCGATTATATCGCTGCCAAAGCAGAATAAGATCCTATGACCAGACGCGTAGTCGTCACTGGTGTTGGGCTGGTTACTCCGCTCGGCACTGGTACTGATGTAACATGGAATAATCTTACTGCCGGTAAATCTGGCATCCGTCGTATCTCGCATTTCGATGCTGAAGCGACGGGTATGGCTTGTACCATTGCAGGTGAGGTTCCAGACTTCAATGTTGAAGCCTTCATCAACCGCAAGGATGCACGCAAAATGGATAAATTTATCCAGTTTGGCGTAGCCGCATCATTGATGGCGCTTGAGCAGTCGGGCTTGACCATTGATGAAACCAATGCTGAACGTGTCGGTGTCGCTGTCGGCGCTGGAATGGGCGGCTTGGTGACCATTGAGAATACCATGCGGGCCTATGAGGCCGGTGGAGCTCGCAAGATCTCCCCGTTCTTTATTCCGCAGACTATCATCAATATGACATCCGGCTGGGTGTCGATGTTGACCGGTGCCAAGGGTCCTAATACTGCAGCTGTAACGGCCTGTGCTACAGGAACACATGCTGTCGGTGATGCCTTTGAGATCATTGCACGCGGCGATGCCGATGCGATGGTAGCTGGTGGTACCGAAGCGGTAGTGTGTGAGCTGGCTATTGGTGGTTTCTCCGCTGCCCGGGCACTCTCCACACGTAATGACGAGCCAGAGCGTGCATCCCGTCCATGGGATAAGGATCGCGATGGTTTCGTGATGGGTGAGGGTGCAGGCGTGCTTGTACTCGAAGAGCTTGAGTCAGCCAAAGCACGCGGTGCTGTGATCCTTGCTGAAGTGATCGGTTATGGCATGAGTGGCGATGCTTACCATATGACCTCTCCATCTCCGGGTGGTGAAGGTGGCGGCCGTTGTATGAAGGCTGCGTTGAGCCGTGCCGGTATTAATCCGGAAGATGTGGATTATATCAATGCGCATGGCACATCCACACCTGCAGGTGACGTGGCTGAAACACAGGGGATCAAATCGGTGTTCGGCGATCATGCCAAAAAGCTGATGGTTTCTTCATCGAAATCGATGACAGGGCATCTGCTCGGTGCTGCCGGTGGTATTGAGGCTGCGTTCTCGGTGCTCGCTGTACATAACGGTGTGGTTCCACCAACGATTAACTTGGACAATCCTGATCCTGAATGTGATCTGGATTATGTGCCGCATGAAGCAAGAGACGCTAACATCAAGGTGGCTGTTTCCAACTCGTTCGGTTTCGGTGGCACCAACGCAACTGTAATCGTACGTAAGTTCGACTAAGTAGTTCAAGAGAATATCGACGTGATTTTCCGCGTCATATTGAATCAGGGCCGTAAGCTTTCAGCTTACGGCCTTTTTTCTGCATTTCCGGAACAATTCTCAGCTGTGCTTGAAGATCCTTCCGGTGTGGGCAGACAGTTCCTCGTTTCACAACACGGGCGATCCGTATCACTGGATCAGGGTGCTACTCCAGAACATGTGGATATGTTTTTTGACAGCTGGAAGCGGGTGGTTTCTGGAGCGCATGAAAACTCACCAGCCATCCAATGTCTTGTCTATGCTGCCTACGAAGCAGGCAGCCTGATTGAAGATCTTCCAGTCCCTAAAACAGATGTTCCAGGCCCGGTACTGTGGACACTCTACCCTACGTTCTCACTCTGCTTTGATGATGAGTTAATCTATTTGGCAGCCAGGGATGAATTAGCAGTGCAGTCGGTCCTGATGATGCTGGATGAAGTGGAAGGCTCACTTGCTTCGTTTGCCTCGCTGCAGATTTTGAAAAAACCCGCTGTAACTTCTTCACTCTCATATAAACAGGCTGTTGAACAGGTGAAAGAGTATATCGGGGCAGGCGATATCTTTCAGGCCAATATTGCCCGCTTCTGGTCCATGCCGTTTGAGCAGATAGATCTGGTCAGCCTCTACGATCAACTGCGCCGGGTGAACCCAGCACCATTCTCCTCGTTTGTCCGTATCGGCAGTGGGCGTGATGCGTTAACGCTGGTTTCGGCCTCGCCGGAGCGCTTGTTTCGCACATTTGCTGATGGTGAGGTGGATACAAGGCCCATTGCAGGCACCAGAAGGCGTGCTGAGGGCGATATGGACGAGTCGCTAAGGGCAGAGTTACTGTTGTCGGAAAAAGAGCGTGCAGAGCACATCATGCTCGTTGACCTGGAGCGTAACGATTTGGGGCGTGTCTGCGCCCCTGGCAGTGTTGAGGTGAATGAGCGCATGGTGATTGAGCAGTACGCCACTGTGCAGCATATCGTATCCAATGTGCGCGGTTTTCTGGAAGAGGGGAACGATGTCGTTGACCTGTTCAGGGCGATGTTTCCCGGTGGCACGATCACCGGTTGCCCCAAGGTGCGTTGCATGGAGATCATCCATGAACTGGAGAGCAATGCCCGAGGCCCTTACACAGGTGGGCTGGGTTATGTGGCATGGGATGGTTCATCCGATATGAACATCCTGATCCGCACCTTCTGGCACTATCAGGGCAAACTTAACTGGGCGGCTGGTGCTGGTATCGTCGCCGATTCTGATCCCGAACATGAACTGATCGAAACCGAACACAAAGCTGAAGGGTTGCTCAGGGCACTATCAGCTTAATAAACCTGTAAGAAATAGGGGGCATATGGCCCCAATCATGCTTATCTCTCTAGAATATTAATTTAATGTGAGAAACAGTGGAGACGCTGTTGTTGAGGTGTGCATGTGGAGTCCTTTTAAGCGAAAAATATCGGGCCCGGAACTGACCTTTTTGCCATCAGGGAAGAAGGTGACGGTTTTACCGGGTACGTCAGTGCTTGAAGCTGCCACACTCCATAAGGTGGACTTGAATCACTCCTGTGATGGAAATCTTGCCTGCAGTAGCTGTCATATCTATGTCCACGCCGGAGCGGAAAGTGCAATGCCACCATCTGGTGATGAAGATGAAATGCTTGATGCTGCTGAAGATGTGTTGCCGAACTCCCGACTGGGCTGCCAACTCAAGGTATATGAAAATATGACTGTAGAAATTCCGCCATCATCATGATCAAGGGGGTTAGAAAACAGAAAGCTTTGCTCCATTAAGACCATCCACTTTAAAGCAACGTAGATGTTGAAAGAAGCGGGTTAGTCGTCGAAACCGGCTGAGGCGTGGTTTTCGAAGCGGGTGTAGCGATGCACAAAGGTAAGCTTTACATCACCAATCGGACCTTGACGCTGCTTGGCGATAATGATTTCTGCTAGCCCCTCGTTCTCAGGTTTCTTGTTATAAACCTCATCACGATAGATGAACATGATCACGTCGGCATCCTGCTCGATCGCACCGGATTCACGCAGGTCGGACATCACAGGACGTTTGTCGGCACGTTGCTCAAGAGAGCGATTTAGCTGGGAGAGGGCGATGACTGCCACGTCCAGCTCCTTGGCAAGGCCCTTCAGTGATCGGGATATCTCGGAGACTTCCTGTGCTCTGTTCTCTGAATTGGAACGGCCGCTCATCAGCTGTATATAGTCAATCAGCACCATATCGAGGCCTTTGTTCTCGCGTTTAAGACGGCGGCATTTGGAGCGCAGCTCCATCACCGAGATGGCCGGGGTATCATCGATAAAGATCTTCGATTCTGCCAGTGAGCCACTTGCCGCAGCCAGCTTGCGCCAGTCATCCGAGGAGAAACGCCCTGTTCTTAAATGTTGCATGTCTACGCGAGCTTCACAGGCGAGCATACGCATGGCGATCTGCTGGCAGGACATTTCCAGCGAGAATACAGCGACCACGCCGGAGTTTTTGTCGCTCGAACGCATTGCAGCATTCTGGGCGAGGTTCATTGAGAAGGCGGTTTTACCCATACTTGGGCGGCCGGCGACAATAATCAGGTCGCCGCGCTGCATGCCTGAGGTTCTCTCGTCCAGATCATCAAACCCGGTTGAAACACCTGTGACCAACTGCTTGTTGGCATAACGCTCTTCAAGTTCTTTGTAGCTCTGTAGCATCAGGTCGCTCATGTTGCTGAAGGCAGGGCGTGAGCGGTTAAATTTCTCGGCAATGGCAAGGATGTTCTTTTCTGCACTATCGAGGTGTTCGTTGACCGCCAGTCCCGTCTCTTCATAAACGTCGCGGGAAACAGTGCTGCAGACAGAGAGAAGCTCGCGAAGCACAGAGCGTTCACGAACGAGATCGGCATAATGTTTTACATTGGCAGAAGTAGGCACGGCCATGACCAGATCGGCCAAGTAGGCTTCGCCACCACATGAGGCGAGTTCATCGCGCTGTTCGAGCTGATCCTTGATCGTCAACGCATCGACCGGCTGGCCGCGCGCTGATAACTCCTGAATTACATGAAAGACCCGTGCATTGGCATCAACATAGAAGTGTTCTGGCTGCAGTGTGCCTTCCAGACGCTCAAGTGCCTCGGGATCAAGCATAATTCCCCCGAGCACCGCCCGCTCAGCGTCATAGGCGTGAGGCGGGATGCGCTCTCTGAGCGTATCGGTGCGCAGGGGAATGGCTTGACTCAATGCTGTTCTGAAGTGACCTTGATAGTGAGCTCAGCAGTGACATCCGGGTGCAGACGTACACGGAACTGATGATCGCCAACTACCTTGATCTGGTCGTCCAGCAGGATGTTACGACGCTCAACAGGGGAGCCGCTTTCTGTCAGCAGTTCAGCCAGGTCATGGGTGCTGACGGAGCCGTACAGGTGCTTACCATCAGAGGTGGCACGTACGATTTCCAGAGTCAGAACAGAGAGCTTCTCAGCATCAGTCTTGGCAGTTGCCAGAACTTCATCCTGTTTTTTCTCGAGCTGTGCGCGGCGGCGCTCAAAAACACTGCGGTTTCCAGCAGTGGCAAGAGAAGCCTTACCATTAGGGATCAGGTAGTTGCGGCCATAACCAGGACGAACATTTACTTCATCGCCAACATTTCCCAGACCTTCTACACGTTCTAAAAGAATCAATTGCATTTTATCCTCCAGCAGCCGGAAATCTCCGGCGAAAATCAAACCAAATATCCATC comes from Mariprofundus aestuarium and encodes:
- a CDS encoding anthranilate synthase component I family protein → MIFRVILNQGRKLSAYGLFSAFPEQFSAVLEDPSGVGRQFLVSQHGRSVSLDQGATPEHVDMFFDSWKRVVSGAHENSPAIQCLVYAAYEAGSLIEDLPVPKTDVPGPVLWTLYPTFSLCFDDELIYLAARDELAVQSVLMMLDEVEGSLASFASLQILKKPAVTSSLSYKQAVEQVKEYIGAGDIFQANIARFWSMPFEQIDLVSLYDQLRRVNPAPFSSFVRIGSGRDALTLVSASPERLFRTFADGEVDTRPIAGTRRRAEGDMDESLRAELLLSEKERAEHIMLVDLERNDLGRVCAPGSVEVNERMVIEQYATVQHIVSNVRGFLEEGNDVVDLFRAMFPGGTITGCPKVRCMEIIHELESNARGPYTGGLGYVAWDGSSDMNILIRTFWHYQGKLNWAAGAGIVADSDPEHELIETEHKAEGLLRALSA
- the rplI gene encoding 50S ribosomal protein L9, encoding MQLILLERVEGLGNVGDEVNVRPGYGRNYLIPNGKASLATAGNRSVFERRRAQLEKKQDEVLATAKTDAEKLSVLTLEIVRATSDGKHLYGSVSTHDLAELLTESGSPVERRNILLDDQIKVVGDHQFRVRLHPDVTAELTIKVTSEQH
- the plsX gene encoding phosphate acyltransferase PlsX — its product is MPEPDHTTSEGDRDIRILVDGHGGDSAPTMVLDALEMVLSPKFAAQFSASLAFGVVGQEEVLSPLLRERGIENRISLVAATDVIEMCDSPSHALRRKKDSSIHVGARLVRDGSWDALVSAGNTGALMAISKVVLKTLPGIDRPAIASMIPAVNDGCTLMLDAGANSECTSDHLIQFAIMGSCYMQATEGLSAPRVGLLNIGSEDIKGTDVIKLTSTKLAETDLNYIGNVEGTDLFGNDVDVVVCDGFVGNVALKTMEGTARFLASSMRKELTSSLVSKAGALLARSALNRFKDRVNPGKYNGAPLLGLNGIVVKSHGGADAEAFVSAIAVACKEVDANLTDRITQSVQEMVEA
- the fabG gene encoding 3-oxoacyl-ACP reductase FabG translates to MSDNKIALVTGASRGIGNVVAKQLAAAGFNLAICGTTQATIDKAAEEIRAASGVEVLAKAVDVSDRDQMQGFVQEAAKHFGRLDVLVNNAGITRDNLSMRMKPDDWSAVIDTNLSSVFNAMQAALKPMMRARAGRIINISSVVAGMGNPGQLNYCASKGGVEAMTRSLAREVGSRGITVNAVAPGFIATDMTADLGDDAHAKLTGQIPLGRLGQPEDIAAAVAFLASDAAGYITGQVLHVNGGMYM
- the dnaB gene encoding replicative DNA helicase — encoded protein: MSQAIPLRTDTLRERIPPHAYDAERAVLGGIMLDPEALERLEGTLQPEHFYVDANARVFHVIQELSARGQPVDALTIKDQLEQRDELASCGGEAYLADLVMAVPTSANVKHYADLVRERSVLRELLSVCSTVSRDVYEETGLAVNEHLDSAEKNILAIAEKFNRSRPAFSNMSDLMLQSYKELEERYANKQLVTGVSTGFDDLDERTSGMQRGDLIIVAGRPSMGKTAFSMNLAQNAAMRSSDKNSGVVAVFSLEMSCQQIAMRMLACEARVDMQHLRTGRFSSDDWRKLAAASGSLAESKIFIDDTPAISVMELRSKCRRLKRENKGLDMVLIDYIQLMSGRSNSENRAQEVSEISRSLKGLAKELDVAVIALSQLNRSLEQRADKRPVMSDLRESGAIEQDADVIMFIYRDEVYNKKPENEGLAEIIIAKQRQGPIGDVKLTFVHRYTRFENHASAGFDD
- the fabF gene encoding beta-ketoacyl-ACP synthase II → MTRRVVVTGVGLVTPLGTGTDVTWNNLTAGKSGIRRISHFDAEATGMACTIAGEVPDFNVEAFINRKDARKMDKFIQFGVAASLMALEQSGLTIDETNAERVGVAVGAGMGGLVTIENTMRAYEAGGARKISPFFIPQTIINMTSGWVSMLTGAKGPNTAAVTACATGTHAVGDAFEIIARGDADAMVAGGTEAVVCELAIGGFSAARALSTRNDEPERASRPWDKDRDGFVMGEGAGVLVLEELESAKARGAVILAEVIGYGMSGDAYHMTSPSPGGEGGGRCMKAALSRAGINPEDVDYINAHGTSTPAGDVAETQGIKSVFGDHAKKLMVSSSKSMTGHLLGAAGGIEAAFSVLAVHNGVVPPTINLDNPDPECDLDYVPHEARDANIKVAVSNSFGFGGTNATVIVRKFD
- the fabD gene encoding ACP S-malonyltransferase, with product MADFVLLFPGQGSQSKGMLDAFDGIDIVKQTLEEASDALGYDMAALICDDAENKLGQTEFTQPALLTASTAMLRLWREKGGAEPTQVAGHSLGEYSALVAAGVIDFSDAVQLVAFRGRAMTQAVPAGVGSMAAILGLADEVIEELCLNASDESDKVWAANYNCPGQLVVAGHSAAVDRLMVLAKEAGAKRALPLAVSAPSHTPLMQPAADSMAKRLQEVSFNVPACPVWGNASATTEVDVEKIRAALVAQLISPVRWTETVQKLAENGITRGVEMGPGKVLAGLVKRIERDMIVGVTVGPDQIETSINLIAGE
- a CDS encoding beta-ketoacyl-ACP synthase III — translated: MSNPSVHITGIGGYLPERIMTNADLEKMVDTTDEWIAERTGIRQRHIIAEDQMTSDLAVEAAKIALADAGITIDEIDALIVATTTPDLIFPSTATVVQSKLGGKDFPAWDIQAVCSGFVYGLAQAEGMMRGGMFKRVLLIGAESMSRIVDWTDRGTCILFGDGAGAVVLEAGESDDANGLIGSVLHADGSYRDLLKAHHPHAPMTPEMHHEPVDFRIDSAGAAAVEMKGNEVFRVAVTKLGSVVNEILAKHELKDSDIDWLVPHQANIRIIQATAKKLKMDLNRVALTVEKHGNTSSASVPMALNDLYVSGRLEKGQLILLEAFAGGFAWGANLLRWSK
- the acpP gene encoding acyl carrier protein; translation: MSAEIEAKIIKIVSDQLNVDEEEINPDSSFVDDLGADSLDTVELVMAFEEEFGVEIPDEDAEGIQSVQNAIDYIAAKAE
- a CDS encoding 2Fe-2S iron-sulfur cluster-binding protein, translating into MRNSGDAVVEVCMWSPFKRKISGPELTFLPSGKKVTVLPGTSVLEAATLHKVDLNHSCDGNLACSSCHIYVHAGAESAMPPSGDEDEMLDAAEDVLPNSRLGCQLKVYENMTVEIPPSS